The sequence below is a genomic window from Leisingera sp. M658.
CGCCACGATATGGGCGACCGATGCACGGATGTTTTCCAAGTTCTCGTCCAGAGTGATCCCCAGCGCCTGGGTCACATGGTAGTCATGGCTCTTGCCCACCAGACACACCGCTGGCGTTCCGGCATTCATCACCGCCGCCAGAACATCATCGTTTTCCGCTGACCGTCCTGCCCGTTTGGTCATGCCAAACGCAGTCATCGTGGCGCGTGTATCAGGCGCCTCATTGAAAAACGCACTGTCGGTCGGGTTCGCCCCCGGCCAGCCGCCTTCGATGTAATCAACACCAAGTCCGTCAAGTGCCTGGGCAATCTGCTTTTTTTCTGCGGTTGAGAATTGCACCCCTTGGGTCTGCTGCCCATCCCGCAAGGTGGTGTCGTAGAGATAGAGGCGTTCTTTTGCCATCACAGCCCCTCCAGCTTGGCCGGGTTGAAGCCAGCACCTGGTACCAGCTCGACACCTGCCTTGCTCATCCGCACTTCCAAACCCGCTTCAACAAAGGCTGCCTTCAATCGATCAACTTCAGAAAACTCCTTCGTTTCCATGGCCTTCTGACGCGCTTTGAACAGGCTTTCTTCATAGCCGGAGAGATCCACTGACGGTCCGGCAGCCCACGCACCCATCTCATCTGTCAACAGCCCCAGAAAATTGGCAGATGCCAGCAGACCGGCTGCGTCACCAGCTGCCGCCAGCTTGTGCAGCTCCGCAATGACACCAGCGGTATTCAGGTCATCCGCCAAAGCCGCCAGAACCGCGGCAGCAGCGCTGGACGCGGGCTCGATGCCCGTGGTCAGCGCCCGCCACTTGCGCAGCGTCGCCTCGGCCTCTTTTGCCTTTTTGTCTGTCCAATCCATCGGTTTGCGATAGTGAGTCTGCAAAAACACAAGCCGGATCACCTCACCCGGATAGCCCTGATCCAGCAGGTCACGCACGGTGAAGAAGTTGCCCAGGCTCTTGGACATCTTCTTACCCTCGACCTGCAGCATCTCGTTATGCAGCCAATACCGCGCAAAACTATCGTCGCCATTGGCGCAGCAGCTTTGCGCAATTTCATTCTCGTGATGCGGGAACATCAGATCATTGCCGCCGCCGTGAATGTCAAAGGTCTCGCCCAGAAGCTCATAAGACATCGCCGAGCATTCAATGTGCCAGCCCGGCCGTCCGCGGCCCCAGGGACTGTCCCAGCCGGGCAGATCATCGCTGGAAGGCTTCCACAGCACAAAATCCATCGGGTTCTTTTTGTAGGGCGCCACTTCCACCCGCGCACCAGCAATCATGTCGTCCACCGACCGGCCCGACAGTTTGCCGTACGACTCTTTCCAGCTGTCGACTGCAAACAGCACATGACCTTCAGCCGCATAGGCGTGG
It includes:
- the cysS gene encoding cysteine--tRNA ligase translates to MGTMDIEIKLQNTKTRKKEVFEPINASDVRMYVCGPTVYDRAHLGNARPVVVFDVLYRLLREVYGAGEVTYARNFTDVDDKINARAAASGRPIGEITAETTQWFLDDMGELGALQPNHMPRATEYIPQMVAMIDDLIAKGHAYAAEGHVLFAVDSWKESYGKLSGRSVDDMIAGARVEVAPYKKNPMDFVLWKPSSDDLPGWDSPWGRGRPGWHIECSAMSYELLGETFDIHGGGNDLMFPHHENEIAQSCCANGDDSFARYWLHNEMLQVEGKKMSKSLGNFFTVRDLLDQGYPGEVIRLVFLQTHYRKPMDWTDKKAKEAEATLRKWRALTTGIEPASSAAAAVLAALADDLNTAGVIAELHKLAAAGDAAGLLASANFLGLLTDEMGAWAAGPSVDLSGYEESLFKARQKAMETKEFSEVDRLKAAFVEAGLEVRMSKAGVELVPGAGFNPAKLEGL